The Raphanus sativus cultivar WK10039 chromosome 2, ASM80110v3, whole genome shotgun sequence genome includes a region encoding these proteins:
- the LOC108829372 gene encoding pathogenesis-related protein R major form produces MVYCKTLPIVFFFAFVTLYFAILADATTFTVRNNCPYVVWAAASAPGTPGGGKRLNQGETWIVNGNPGTTQARIWGRTNCNFDASGRGGCQTGDCNGVLECKSYGRAPNTLAEYALKQYADQDFIDISVIDGFNIPMEFSSASGQCTRKIRCTGDIIAQCPGQLRMDGACNGPCPVLKTEEHCCNSGNCGPTPLSMFFKQRCPDAYSYPKDDPTSLFTCPSGTNYNVIFCP; encoded by the exons ATGGTTTATTGTAAAACACTTCCCATTGTCTTTTTCTTTGCATTTGTCACTCTATACTTTGCTATCTTAGCAGATGCGACTACGTTCACAGTAAGGAACAATTGCCCATATGTTGTGTGGGCTGCCGCATCTGCTCCGGGAACGCCTGGCGGTGGGAAGCGACTCAATCAAGGCGAAACGTGGATCGTTAATGGTAATCCAGGTACCACCCAGGCTCGGATTTGGGGTCGTACCAACTGCAACTTCGATGCCTCTGGAAGAGGTGGATGCCAAACTGGAGACTGTAATGGTGTACTTGAGTGCAAATCTTATGGACGCGCACCAAATACATTGGCAGAATATGCTCTTAAACAATATGCAGACCAAGATTTCATCGATATTTCTGTGATCGATGGATTCAATATTCCAATGGAATTCAGTTCTGCATCTGGACAATGCACCCGCAAAATTAG GTGTACCGGAGATATTATAGCTCAATGTCCAGGCCAACTAAGAATGGACGGAGCTTGCAACGGACCGTGTCCGGTGTTGAAGACGGAGGAACATTGTTGCAACTCTGGTAATTGTGGACCGACCCCACTCTCTATGTTTTTCAAGCAACGTTGTCCAGATGCCTATAGTTATCCTAAGGATGATCCCACCAGCCTTTTCACTTGCCCTAGCGGAACCAACTACAATGTCATtttctgtccgtga